In one Sphingobacterium daejeonense genomic region, the following are encoded:
- a CDS encoding RagB/SusD family nutrient uptake outer membrane protein, with translation MNLTKYIIIPAVAVALTMGSCGNKLDIEPVDNISSEIALSTPADINNALIGAYTVIANGALYGNNLVLLPDIYASPGYVNWTGTFSTFRDISNQNIIATNEDVTRTWTNAYKAINIANTVLESLDIITDEAQKAEIEGKALFIRGIMYFELVRLYGLPYETGNASTNLGVPITTKAVKKLDDIIKGITRNTVAETYTQAENDLLASISNLGDLPGDLAAAQGMLARLYLQQGKYDKARDLANTIIESGDYDLATNLETPFRTPNSSEGVFEIQQSEQSNAGSSNDGLATFYSSYTNATGGKVGRGDVSIIPAFYNSYATTDKRRTQMIYEGNGAKTGLFTRKWYNYFDNIPVVRLTELYLTRAECNSRLRTSTGDSPLNDINKLRTRAGIDALSSVTLADILTERDKELAFEGYKIHDLKRTKRNVGTYAYNADELVFPIPYREISVNPALKQNEGYGQ, from the coding sequence ATGAATTTAACAAAATATATAATTATCCCCGCAGTAGCAGTCGCACTGACAATGGGATCTTGTGGAAATAAATTAGATATAGAACCAGTTGATAATATATCTAGTGAAATAGCGCTGTCAACCCCTGCAGATATTAACAACGCATTAATAGGTGCTTACACTGTCATAGCCAATGGTGCCCTATATGGAAATAACCTGGTTTTGCTACCAGATATTTATGCGAGCCCGGGTTATGTAAACTGGACAGGAACTTTCTCAACTTTTCGAGACATATCTAACCAAAACATCATTGCTACAAATGAAGACGTCACTCGAACTTGGACAAATGCTTATAAAGCAATTAATATCGCAAACACTGTATTGGAGTCTTTAGATATCATAACAGATGAAGCCCAAAAAGCAGAGATCGAAGGAAAAGCTTTGTTCATCAGAGGTATCATGTACTTTGAACTTGTGAGATTGTATGGCTTACCGTATGAAACGGGGAACGCGAGTACAAACTTAGGGGTGCCAATCACAACCAAAGCTGTGAAAAAATTGGATGATATCATTAAAGGAATCACCAGAAACACCGTTGCGGAAACATATACCCAAGCAGAAAATGACCTCTTAGCTTCAATCTCAAATTTAGGAGATTTACCAGGAGATCTTGCAGCTGCGCAAGGAATGCTCGCAAGGCTATACTTACAACAAGGCAAATATGATAAAGCTAGAGATTTGGCTAATACAATCATTGAAAGTGGAGACTATGATTTGGCAACCAATTTAGAAACACCTTTCAGAACTCCTAATTCTTCAGAAGGTGTATTCGAAATTCAACAAAGCGAACAAAGTAACGCCGGATCTTCAAATGATGGATTAGCAACATTTTACTCCAGCTATACTAATGCGACAGGTGGTAAAGTTGGTCGTGGTGATGTAAGCATTATTCCTGCATTCTATAACTCTTATGCGACTACTGACAAACGAAGAACTCAGATGATTTATGAAGGAAATGGAGCTAAAACTGGACTGTTTACCAGGAAATGGTACAATTATTTCGACAATATTCCTGTCGTAAGATTGACAGAACTTTACCTGACTCGTGCTGAATGTAACTCACGGTTAAGAACAAGCACAGGTGACTCGCCATTAAATGACATAAATAAATTACGCACCCGAGCTGGGATTGATGCATTATCTTCTGTAACTTTGGCCGATATTTTGACAGAAAGGGATAAGGAATTAGCTTTTGAAGGCTATAAAATCCATGACCTGAAGAGAACTAAAAGAAATGTGGGAACGTATGCATATAATGCTGACGAACTTGTATTCCCGATTCCTTACCGTGAAATCTCTGTAAACCCTGCCTTAAAACAAAATGAAGGCTATGGTCAATAG
- a CDS encoding alpha/beta hydrolase family protein codes for MKSYFLALILLCSCTMGFTQSFEGNWKGDLKVSGMEMPLIFGLKYNGEWEGTMQSPKQSTNKFPLTSIVSEGDSIFLEMKNLGIKYAGKISADRNSIDGKFQQGGLKVDLILNKLTEAQAQKASSMKRSQRVNPPYSYDTVDVNFENTIDKVTLAGTITKPKEAGKYPAVVLVSGSGPQDRNETLMGHEPFKVLADYLTKNNIVVLRYDDRGINKSTGDFSKGTTADFGKDALAAVNFLRKQPQVDPMKVGIIGHSEGGLIATILAGQQASGLNFIVTLAGPMIPMDSLMLLQNEAVMKSQGLSISKEELAMIKKNYEIMGSDLPSAKAFDAIRENMKSVKGSQNLESADQIGALVTPWFRHFIKIDPIPFIKKIKIPIFAAFGGKDVQVPAVQNMESLMKNLPKNKKAESKVYPTFNHLFQHAKTGAVGEYSEIEETVNPELMRDIVSWIKTL; via the coding sequence ATGAAGAGTTATTTTTTAGCATTAATATTATTGTGTTCATGCACCATGGGGTTTACTCAATCCTTTGAAGGGAATTGGAAAGGAGATTTGAAAGTTTCAGGTATGGAAATGCCCTTAATATTTGGGCTCAAATATAATGGTGAATGGGAAGGGACAATGCAAAGTCCAAAACAATCAACGAATAAATTCCCATTGACCAGTATTGTATCTGAAGGTGATTCCATTTTTTTGGAGATGAAGAACCTTGGGATTAAATATGCAGGCAAGATCAGTGCAGACAGAAATTCAATTGATGGAAAATTTCAACAGGGAGGGCTCAAGGTGGATTTGATACTGAACAAATTAACTGAAGCACAAGCTCAAAAAGCTTCTTCCATGAAAAGAAGTCAACGCGTGAATCCTCCATATTCATATGATACGGTAGATGTGAATTTTGAAAATACGATTGATAAGGTTACGCTTGCGGGAACTATTACTAAACCAAAAGAGGCTGGTAAATATCCTGCAGTGGTGTTAGTTTCTGGGAGTGGTCCTCAGGATCGGAATGAGACATTGATGGGGCATGAGCCATTTAAGGTATTGGCTGATTATTTGACAAAGAACAACATTGTAGTTCTACGCTATGATGATAGGGGTATCAATAAATCTACAGGCGATTTCAGTAAGGGTACTACTGCTGATTTTGGAAAAGATGCTTTGGCTGCTGTAAATTTTCTAAGGAAACAGCCACAGGTAGATCCTATGAAAGTAGGTATTATAGGTCATAGTGAGGGAGGATTGATAGCAACGATATTAGCAGGTCAGCAGGCTTCAGGACTTAACTTCATCGTTACTTTAGCAGGTCCAATGATTCCAATGGATTCCTTGATGTTATTGCAAAATGAAGCGGTGATGAAATCGCAGGGGTTATCAATTTCAAAAGAGGAATTGGCAATGATCAAGAAGAACTATGAAATCATGGGTTCAGACCTTCCTAGTGCTAAGGCTTTTGATGCTATCCGCGAGAATATGAAGTCGGTTAAAGGTAGCCAGAATTTAGAGAGTGCTGATCAAATCGGCGCATTGGTTACTCCATGGTTCCGTCATTTTATAAAAATTGATCCTATACCATTTATCAAAAAAATTAAGATTCCGATATTTGCTGCTTTTGGTGGCAAGGATGTTCAGGTTCCGGCAGTTCAGAACATGGAAAGTCTGATGAAGAACCTTCCAAAAAATAAAAAAGCTGAATCCAAAGTTTACCCAACCTTTAATCACTTGTTTCAGCATGCTAAAACAGGGGCAGTGGGTGAGTATTCAGAAATCGAAGAAACAGTGAATCCAGAGCTAATGAGGGATATCGTTAGCTGGATCAAAACATTGTAA
- a CDS encoding DUF2089 family protein, with the protein MKFPIQCPACNNELTVVKLRCDSCETEVAGKFNFPLLMRLEPEEQEFIIEFLLNSGSLKEMASKMGKSYPTVRNKLDDLIHKVKSLQTT; encoded by the coding sequence ATGAAGTTTCCTATTCAATGTCCAGCATGTAATAATGAATTGACGGTTGTTAAATTACGTTGCGATAGCTGTGAAACCGAGGTCGCTGGAAAGTTTAATTTTCCACTTTTGATGCGACTGGAACCCGAAGAGCAAGAATTCATCATAGAATTTCTTTTGAATTCTGGAAGTTTGAAAGAGATGGCCAGCAAGATGGGTAAGAGTTATCCTACAGTCCGCAATAAATTGGATGATCTAATCCATAAAGTTAAATCACTTCAAACTACTTAA
- a CDS encoding lysophospholipid acyltransferase family protein, whose protein sequence is MRKILGFILTPIFYICFVLSLLIFHPIQWLCLKIGGYSAHKKSVDILNGFLVACNYILFNRTQFIDNKNIPVGKPIVFIANHQSTYDIPPLIYFLRRFHGKFISKIELMTANIPSISFNLKHGGAANIDRKDPKQSIAEILTLANNMKKNNWSAFIFPEGTRTKTGKMKAFSVGGIATLLKKNPDALVVPIAINGSYKMVQWGVFPLRPFTHMSWEVLDPIDTKGLNAEEIVKKSRRSNPSKS, encoded by the coding sequence ATGAGAAAGATATTAGGATTTATCCTTACCCCCATATTTTATATTTGCTTTGTATTATCATTGTTGATTTTTCATCCTATTCAATGGTTATGCCTAAAGATTGGAGGTTATTCTGCACACAAGAAAAGTGTGGATATTTTAAACGGATTTTTGGTTGCCTGTAATTACATTCTTTTCAATAGAACACAATTTATTGACAATAAAAATATCCCTGTTGGAAAACCTATCGTATTTATTGCCAATCACCAAAGCACATATGATATTCCACCGTTAATCTACTTTCTAAGAAGATTCCATGGAAAATTTATTTCCAAAATTGAATTGATGACTGCAAATATTCCAAGTATTTCATTTAATCTAAAGCATGGAGGTGCTGCTAATATTGACAGGAAGGATCCAAAGCAATCGATCGCTGAAATTCTAACATTAGCAAACAACATGAAGAAAAACAATTGGTCAGCTTTTATCTTCCCGGAAGGGACTAGAACAAAAACCGGCAAAATGAAAGCATTTTCGGTTGGAGGAATTGCAACGCTGTTAAAGAAAAATCCCGATGCGCTAGTTGTCCCAATCGCGATAAATGGTTCTTATAAAATGGTACAATGGGGAGTGTTTCCTTTAAGACCATTCACTCATATGTCTTGGGAAGTTTTGGACCCAATCGATACAAAGGGCTTAAATGCAGAAGAAATTGTGAAAAAAAGCAGAAGATCTAATCCGTCAAAAAGTTAA
- a CDS encoding glycosyltransferase family 2 protein, with protein MPISKVTVIIAARNEEHNIGKTLDNIVAQQYPKELLEIIVVDDHSTDRTGEIVESYADKGVKLITLDEGNKLNSYKKFAINRAINESSGEIIVTTDADCRMGSQWLLSIIQYMELHNKLMVSSPVCYDEEKSYFEKLQTLEFLYLIGLGAAGIGNGNPTTCNGANLAYRKSLFFEMGGFNGIDELASGDDELLLHKVAEKYADRIGFCKSREAVVYTDAKENLKSFLSQRKRWASKSTKYKDKKVVVLGVCIWLFNLSLLLSLIFLLFGIFEASELVIISLLMKIGVELAFLYPIVSFVGRRELLWNLPFLSVIHSLYLVYIGIIGNIGKYDWKGRTVK; from the coding sequence ATGCCTATTTCTAAGGTTACAGTGATTATTGCTGCAAGAAATGAGGAACATAATATCGGGAAAACGTTGGATAATATTGTTGCTCAGCAATATCCTAAGGAACTATTGGAGATTATTGTTGTTGATGACCATTCTACTGACAGGACTGGAGAGATTGTAGAGAGCTATGCAGATAAAGGAGTGAAATTAATCACCTTGGATGAGGGCAACAAACTCAATTCTTATAAGAAATTTGCTATCAATCGAGCGATTAATGAATCTTCGGGAGAAATTATCGTCACTACAGATGCAGATTGTCGGATGGGATCACAATGGTTGCTCAGTATCATTCAATATATGGAACTCCACAATAAATTGATGGTATCGTCACCCGTGTGCTATGATGAGGAGAAGTCCTATTTTGAGAAATTACAGACCTTAGAATTCTTATATCTTATAGGCTTGGGTGCTGCTGGTATTGGTAACGGGAACCCAACAACATGCAATGGAGCAAACCTAGCTTATAGGAAATCCTTGTTTTTTGAAATGGGGGGATTTAATGGTATCGATGAATTGGCGTCTGGCGATGATGAATTATTGTTGCACAAGGTTGCTGAAAAATATGCCGACCGTATTGGTTTCTGTAAATCTAGAGAAGCAGTTGTCTATACAGATGCAAAAGAAAACCTTAAATCTTTCCTGAGCCAGAGAAAGCGTTGGGCATCCAAAAGTACCAAGTACAAGGACAAAAAGGTCGTTGTGCTGGGTGTTTGTATTTGGTTGTTCAACCTGTCTTTATTATTGAGTCTTATTTTCTTATTGTTTGGAATCTTTGAAGCCAGCGAATTGGTAATTATCTCCTTATTAATGAAGATAGGGGTAGAGCTTGCCTTTTTATATCCGATTGTTTCTTTTGTAGGACGTCGCGAATTGTTATGGAATTTACCTTTCTTGTCGGTAATCCATTCGCTGTATCTAGTTTACATTGGAATAATTGGAAACATTGGGAAATATGACTGGAAGGGAAGGACTGTCAAATAA
- a CDS encoding lysylphosphatidylglycerol synthase domain-containing protein → MTQTQRKYLNLLIKIAIVALAMWFVVTKVNNQKNLIEFEHLIHQIDPLTIRLILFAVVLLMFMNWFLEVIKWRFLSRRIEKLSIWKATKSVFCGLTWAIFTPNRIGEYGGRVMVLKPENRATGAVAMGVGLFAQLVLTSVFGSLSIAWFITTFIDTPSSVDFGIWIIAVIYALAFVILYFKCFLG, encoded by the coding sequence TTGACACAGACACAGCGTAAATATCTCAATCTACTGATAAAAATAGCCATCGTTGCATTAGCAATGTGGTTTGTTGTTACAAAGGTTAACAATCAGAAGAATTTGATAGAATTTGAACATTTAATTCATCAAATCGATCCGTTGACTATTCGTTTGATCTTATTTGCTGTGGTACTGCTGATGTTCATGAATTGGTTTTTGGAAGTCATCAAATGGCGGTTCTTGAGTCGCAGGATCGAGAAACTAAGCATTTGGAAGGCTACTAAATCTGTTTTTTGCGGACTTACTTGGGCTATATTCACACCAAACCGAATCGGTGAATATGGCGGTAGGGTAATGGTGTTGAAGCCGGAAAATCGAGCTACTGGTGCTGTTGCGATGGGAGTTGGGTTGTTTGCTCAATTAGTACTTACCAGTGTGTTTGGTTCTTTGAGCATCGCTTGGTTTATCACTACGTTTATTGATACCCCGTCCTCCGTCGATTTTGGTATATGGATTATTGCCGTGATTTATGCTCTAGCTTTTGTAATCCTATATTTCAAATGTTTCTTGGGTTGA
- a CDS encoding Lrp/AsnC ligand binding domain-containing protein produces the protein MEKNYSNYDLDNLDVQILSILMEDASIPYTEIAKKLIVSGGTIHVRMKKMEELGIIRGSNLIINPQKVGFDITAFLGIYLEKGSQYSDAVEQLRQVKEVVELHYCTGQYSMFAKIICKDTSHLRKVLNEDIQGLKGIQRTETIISLEESIKRQITL, from the coding sequence ATGGAAAAAAACTATTCAAATTACGATTTAGACAACCTAGATGTTCAAATTTTATCCATTTTAATGGAAGATGCCTCAATTCCCTATACTGAAATTGCAAAAAAACTAATAGTTTCTGGTGGAACTATCCATGTTCGCATGAAAAAAATGGAAGAATTGGGAATAATTAGAGGTTCAAACTTAATTATCAACCCTCAAAAGGTTGGATTTGACATCACAGCCTTCTTAGGAATCTATTTAGAGAAAGGTTCTCAGTATTCTGACGCCGTAGAACAGCTAAGACAAGTAAAAGAAGTAGTAGAATTACACTATTGTACGGGTCAATATAGTATGTTCGCTAAGATTATCTGCAAAGATACATCACACTTACGTAAGGTATTGAACGAAGATATTCAAGGTTTGAAAGGAATTCAGCGTACAGAAACCATAATTTCCTTAGAAGAGAGCATCAAAAGACAAATCACACTATAA
- a CDS encoding M20 family metallo-hydrolase — MTNIEHLIDDSTVLLKRLITIQSFSREEDQTAQILEEFLSSKGIRTERVGNNVIAYNKFVDDAKPFILLNSHHDTVKPNPGYLKDPYFPVIEDGKLYGLGSNDAGGCLVSLIACFRYYYDREDLPFNLCLIASAEEEVSGKGGLEEAYKHVKPCEFAIIGEPTLLNLAVAEKGLMVLDCEAIGVSGHAAREEGDNAIYKAIKDINWFNTFEFPKKSEFLGPVKMSVTMIEAGSQHNVVPASCKFVVDVRTTDVYTNLEVLEIIKENVRSNVEARSTRLNPSSISIDHPIVLSGISLGKELYGSPTMSDQAILSIPSIKTGPGDSARSHSADEFIYVDEIGAGIRYYIDLLGGII; from the coding sequence ATGACTAATATTGAGCATTTAATTGATGATAGTACAGTTCTTCTGAAACGATTGATTACGATTCAATCTTTCAGTAGAGAAGAAGATCAAACAGCTCAGATATTAGAGGAATTCCTAAGTTCAAAAGGAATCAGAACCGAGAGGGTTGGGAATAATGTGATAGCATACAATAAGTTTGTTGATGATGCTAAGCCATTTATTCTTTTAAACTCACATCATGATACGGTGAAACCTAATCCAGGATATCTAAAGGATCCGTATTTTCCAGTAATTGAAGATGGTAAGCTATATGGCTTAGGGAGTAATGATGCTGGAGGATGTCTAGTTTCCCTAATTGCTTGTTTCCGGTATTATTACGATCGGGAGGACTTGCCTTTCAATTTGTGTTTGATAGCATCTGCTGAAGAGGAGGTTTCTGGCAAAGGAGGATTGGAAGAGGCATATAAGCATGTCAAGCCATGCGAATTTGCCATTATTGGTGAGCCAACGCTTCTGAACTTGGCTGTTGCTGAGAAAGGATTGATGGTATTGGACTGCGAAGCAATAGGAGTATCAGGCCATGCTGCCAGGGAAGAGGGTGATAATGCTATTTATAAAGCAATTAAGGATATCAATTGGTTCAATACTTTTGAGTTCCCGAAGAAATCAGAATTTTTAGGTCCGGTTAAGATGAGCGTTACGATGATAGAAGCGGGTTCTCAGCACAATGTTGTGCCTGCCAGTTGTAAGTTTGTTGTTGATGTAAGGACTACCGATGTTTATACCAATCTCGAAGTACTGGAAATTATTAAAGAAAATGTGAGATCGAATGTGGAAGCACGTTCTACTCGTTTGAATCCATCATCTATTTCTATCGATCATCCGATAGTTTTGTCAGGAATTTCATTGGGTAAAGAATTGTATGGTAGTCCGACGATGAGTGATCAAGCGATTTTATCGATTCCATCTATAAAAACTGGCCCTGGTGACTCTGCGAGGTCCCATTCTGCAGATGAATTTATATATGTGGATGAAATTGGAGCAGGAATTCGATATTATATCGATCTTTTGGGGGGAATAATCTAA
- the argB gene encoding acetylglutamate kinase translates to MSVLNIIKIGGNVIDNPDQLQTFLEKFSALPGRKILVHGGGKIATRIATDMGIEAKLVEGRRITDAAMLDVVTMVYAGLTNKNIVASLQKYNCNAIGLCGADANVIKAVKRPVKEIDYGFVGDILADSIDSLAIKKLLEAEFIPVFSAITHNGNGQLLNTNADTIASSLAVALSKLYEVSLIYCFDKNGVLLDIDNENSVIETIRSGEFERLKESKTIHDGMIPKLFNAFDAISKGVSNVYIGNANNLHLFQQRKFGTCLIA, encoded by the coding sequence ATGTCGGTATTAAATATTATTAAGATTGGCGGAAATGTCATAGACAATCCTGATCAATTACAAACTTTTCTTGAGAAATTCTCAGCTTTGCCAGGGCGTAAGATTTTGGTTCATGGTGGAGGCAAGATTGCAACACGTATAGCAACAGATATGGGCATTGAAGCCAAATTGGTAGAAGGACGTCGTATTACGGACGCTGCCATGTTGGATGTTGTGACCATGGTTTATGCGGGACTGACCAATAAAAACATAGTAGCATCTTTGCAGAAATATAATTGCAATGCTATTGGTTTATGTGGTGCAGATGCAAACGTGATTAAAGCAGTCAAAAGACCTGTAAAAGAAATTGATTATGGTTTCGTTGGCGATATTCTAGCTGATTCTATAGATTCTTTAGCTATTAAAAAATTGTTGGAAGCAGAATTTATTCCTGTTTTTTCAGCGATTACGCACAATGGAAATGGTCAACTGCTGAATACGAATGCTGATACGATAGCTTCTTCGCTGGCAGTTGCACTTTCAAAATTATATGAAGTATCTTTAATTTATTGTTTTGACAAAAATGGAGTATTATTGGATATCGATAATGAAAACTCTGTCATCGAAACTATACGTTCAGGAGAATTTGAAAGACTTAAAGAAAGTAAGACCATCCATGATGGAATGATCCCTAAGTTATTCAATGCATTTGATGCTATATCTAAGGGAGTGAGCAATGTCTATATTGGTAATGCCAATAATCTGCATTTGTTCCAGCAAAGGAAATTTGGTACTTGCTTGATTGCATAA
- the rplQ gene encoding 50S ribosomal protein L17, translated as MRHGKKVNHLGRTDSHRKAMLANMATSLIKHKRITTTLAKAKALRTYVEPLITKSKNDTTHSRRTVFAYLKDKDAVSILFREISEKVASRPGGYTRIIKLENRLGDNAEMAFIELVDYNEIYGKTVQAEKKTTRRRGSSKKKATSTAESKEAKADKAGDDLTIVEGIGPKIAEVLAAAGIATYAELAKTDAEKVKEILTEAGSNFNTADPTTWAEQAQLAADGKFEELEKLKADLDGGKKVDE; from the coding sequence ATGAGACACGGAAAAAAAGTAAATCACTTAGGCCGCACTGACAGTCACCGTAAGGCGATGTTAGCTAATATGGCGACTTCATTGATCAAACACAAACGTATTACAACTACTCTAGCTAAAGCTAAAGCATTACGTACGTATGTTGAGCCTTTGATTACAAAATCTAAAAACGACACTACTCACTCACGTCGTACGGTATTCGCTTACTTGAAAGACAAAGATGCAGTTTCAATCTTGTTCCGCGAGATTTCTGAAAAAGTAGCATCTCGTCCAGGAGGTTACACTCGTATCATTAAATTAGAAAACCGTTTAGGTGACAACGCTGAAATGGCATTTATCGAATTAGTTGATTACAACGAAATCTACGGTAAAACTGTTCAAGCTGAGAAGAAAACTACTCGTCGTCGCGGTTCTTCTAAAAAGAAAGCTACTTCAACTGCTGAATCTAAAGAGGCAAAAGCTGACAAAGCTGGCGATGATTTAACAATCGTTGAAGGTATCGGTCCTAAGATTGCAGAAGTATTAGCAGCTGCTGGTATCGCAACTTACGCTGAATTAGCTAAAACTGATGCAGAGAAAGTTAAAGAAATCTTAACTGAAGCTGGTTCTAACTTTAACACTGCAGATCCAACTACTTGGGCTGAACAAGCGCAACTAGCTGCAGATGGTAAATTCGAAGAATTAGAAAAACTTAAAGCCGATTTAGACGGTGGTAAAAAAGTTGATGAATAA
- a CDS encoding DNA-directed RNA polymerase subunit alpha, with translation MAILAFQRPDKVIMQKSTDFDGTFEFRPLEPGFGVTIGNALRRILLSSLEGYAITSVRFSGVSHEFSTIKGVVEDVTEIILNLKQVRFKKSGEQGDNEKIFVVINGQDQFTAGDITKFSNNFTVLNPDLVICNMDSSVTVEVELSVAKGRGYVNAEENKVVDGPVGVIAIDSIYTPIKNVKYTIENYRVEQKTDYEKLLLDISTDGSIHPEDALKEAAKILIQHFMLFSDENMLLESQTKEETKVVDEEILHMRKILKTELVDLDLSVRALNCLKAADIRTLAELVTYDVADMLKFRNFGKKSLSEIQELVKSKGLSFGMNLSKYKLDEE, from the coding sequence ATGGCAATTTTAGCATTTCAAAGACCGGATAAAGTTATCATGCAGAAATCAACTGATTTTGATGGTACCTTTGAATTTCGTCCACTAGAGCCAGGTTTTGGAGTTACTATTGGTAATGCTTTACGCCGTATTTTATTGTCCTCTTTAGAAGGATATGCAATTACGTCGGTAAGATTTTCAGGCGTGTCGCACGAATTCTCTACCATTAAAGGTGTAGTAGAAGACGTTACTGAGATCATCTTGAACTTGAAACAAGTACGTTTCAAAAAAAGTGGTGAACAGGGCGATAACGAAAAAATCTTTGTGGTTATCAATGGTCAAGATCAATTTACAGCTGGTGATATTACGAAGTTTTCCAATAATTTTACTGTATTGAATCCTGATTTGGTCATCTGTAACATGGATAGTTCAGTAACTGTAGAAGTTGAATTGTCAGTTGCAAAAGGTCGTGGATACGTTAATGCAGAAGAAAATAAAGTGGTTGACGGTCCTGTTGGAGTTATTGCGATTGATTCAATCTACACTCCAATTAAGAATGTAAAATATACCATTGAAAACTACCGTGTAGAACAAAAAACTGACTACGAGAAATTGTTGTTAGATATTTCTACAGATGGTTCTATTCATCCAGAAGACGCTTTGAAAGAAGCAGCTAAAATCTTGATTCAACACTTCATGTTGTTCTCTGACGAAAACATGTTGTTAGAATCTCAAACTAAAGAAGAAACTAAAGTAGTAGACGAGGAAATTTTACACATGCGTAAAATCTTGAAAACTGAATTAGTGGATCTTGATCTTTCAGTTCGTGCTTTGAACTGTTTGAAAGCTGCTGACATCCGCACTTTGGCTGAATTAGTAACTTATGACGTAGCTGATATGTTGAAATTCCGCAACTTCGGTAAAAAATCGTTGAGCGAAATCCAAGAATTAGTGAAATCTAAAGGTTTATCTTTCGGTATGAACCTGTCTAAATACAAATTGGACGAAGAATAA
- the rpsD gene encoding 30S ribosomal protein S4, with amino-acid sequence MARYTGPKSKIARKFREPIFGPDKALEKKNYPPGQHGPSKRRGKQSEYAIQLLEKQKAKYTYGVLERQFANLFAKAAAKQGVTGENFLKLLEARLDNIVYRLGIAPTRSSARQLVSHKHITVNGQVVNIPSYSIRPGDVIAVRERSQSLEAIVTSVAGRKINKFSWLDWDADKLQGTFVNFPERADIPENIKENLIVELYSK; translated from the coding sequence ATGGCAAGATATACAGGACCTAAGTCCAAAATAGCTCGTAAATTTAGAGAGCCAATTTTCGGCCCAGATAAGGCATTAGAAAAAAAGAATTACCCTCCTGGTCAACACGGACCATCGAAAAGAAGAGGTAAACAATCTGAATACGCAATTCAGTTGTTAGAAAAGCAAAAAGCAAAATATACTTACGGTGTATTAGAGCGTCAATTCGCTAACTTATTTGCTAAGGCAGCAGCAAAACAAGGTGTTACTGGTGAAAACTTCTTGAAATTATTAGAAGCACGTTTAGATAACATCGTATACCGTTTAGGAATCGCTCCTACACGTTCATCTGCTCGTCAATTAGTTTCGCACAAGCACATTACTGTTAACGGTCAAGTTGTTAACATTCCATCATACAGTATCCGCCCAGGTGATGTTATTGCAGTTCGCGAACGTTCTCAATCATTAGAGGCAATCGTAACTTCAGTAGCTGGAAGAAAAATCAACAAATTCAGCTGGTTGGATTGGGATGCAGACAAATTACAAGGAACGTTTGTTAACTTCCCTGAAAGAGCTGATATTCCAGAAAACATTAAAGAGAACTTAATTGTAGAGTTGTACTCTAAATAA
- the rpsK gene encoding 30S ribosomal protein S11 → MAKSKKVTKKRIVVIEPVGQAHINATFNNIIVTLTNNQGQTISWSSAGKMGFKGSKKNTPYAASQAANDCGKVAHDLGLRKVEVFVKGPGAGRESAIRSLQTIGIDVTTIKDITPLPHNGCRPPKRRRV, encoded by the coding sequence ATGGCTAAAAGTAAAAAAGTTACTAAAAAACGTATCGTAGTTATCGAGCCTGTTGGACAAGCTCATATCAACGCTACTTTTAACAACATTATCGTAACTTTGACTAACAATCAAGGTCAAACAATTTCATGGTCATCAGCTGGTAAAATGGGCTTCAAAGGTTCTAAAAAGAACACTCCGTATGCCGCATCTCAAGCTGCTAATGACTGTGGTAAAGTTGCACACGATTTAGGATTGCGTAAAGTTGAAGTTTTCGTTAAAGGTCCGGGTGCAGGACGTGAGTCTGCAATCCGTTCATTGCAAACAATTGGTATCGACGTAACAACAATCAAGGATATCACTCCACTTCCTCACAACGGTTGTCGTCCTCCAAAACGCAGAAGAGTTTAA